One Rosa chinensis cultivar Old Blush chromosome 5, RchiOBHm-V2, whole genome shotgun sequence genomic region harbors:
- the LOC112163692 gene encoding uncharacterized protein LOC112163692 → MEQHRDRAAGGSVNSPPWFDGGCEKYTQWKIYMKSYLYAQDEHVWNIVENGWKTPIIPAKGEGSSISIPKPRKDWTDVEVRDLQADFKAKNSIFTALSEREKLRISHCDTAKQAWDLLQTTYEGNKKVRAQKLQGLIYKFETMTMGDDETVDDFHGRILKITGQCRSLGAPFDEDKVVKKILRALPEKFHSKVTSIEDSFDIDEYPLNELIGNLKTYELRLKPEKKSKGVAFKAVKGKEEEDESLDLALLTKEFKKFLRNKSSSQNFTAPKKNVVNNDNNIKGNFRSNKSGRIKCYECGGYGYISTDCGNRKHGNSNNKSLLSTWSDDEHKEIENVAFMSSLSLESESDEEFSDDETNVCCKQLYKASKATLIKNAGLEDEIVMLKAKNEKLELKWRTSQNTWEQERNKFIEELQNSQSDKSSQTWKIQCDELKNKIKILELEVKGQHSLNLNLLTENESLQEELKSTQEKFTKFEISSATVSRLFSSGKAHHDTFGLGYSGESSKGTHFVRESSSKVEKSDPVTQVIKDNITRADKEPKPSQNVTQVRMNQMLSTDHNRYSTFKSFIPTCHYCGKLGHIRPRCIERHKSIPFSEEKLSVKSLHCELKEQKEFINKLANLITKANMKNRDKPVWIRKDLNMTHSNHFDSTNSISDICLMTSVSTDNPSTYIEATCLVALTALVDKRKDFWYVDSGCSRHMTGDKAWFTSFEDESTTGSVTFGDGRKAKILARGTVNTPGIPNLKNVLYVEGLTANLISVSHLADDYEDVWFNNQRCVILDKKGENIMRGKRSSDNCYHIQSNELLNVQDCLSVRSVEETFEIWHRRLGHVNYQDLLKLSTKQCVRGLPALNGKTDKICGECKTGKQARSLHKSINSATTTRVLELLHMDLMGPAQTESIGGKKYILVIVDDFSRYTWVNFLKDKAETFESFKGLNQRMIVEKQSTNMCLVRVRSDNGTEFKNAAFANYFHELGVSHEFSAPITPQQNGIVERKNRVLLDMARVMLHSAGLSSNFWAEAISTACYTINRVFLRPGTDQTAYELWKGKKPNIHHLRVFGSPCYILRDREQLGKFDARSDDGIFLGYSINSRAYRVYNKRTRIVMESINVSIDDYYTR, encoded by the coding sequence ATggaacaacatcgagatagggcTGCTGGTGGATCTGTTAATAGTCCTCCATGGTTTGATGGAGGATGTGAAAAGTACACTCAAtggaagatatacatgaaatcatacTTGTATGCGCAAGATGAACATGTATGGAACATCGTGGAAAATGGCTGGAAGACACCAATAATCCCAGCTAAAGGTGAGGGCTCATCAATCTCTATTCCTAAGCCACGAAAGGACTGGACTGACGTAGAAGTACGTGATCTTCAAGCCGACTTCAAAGCCAAAAATAGCATTTTCACTGCTCTCTCTGAACGTGAAAAGCTGAGGATTAGTCACTGCGACACTGCAAAACAAGCTTGGGATTTGCTGCAGACTACAtatgaaggaaacaaaaaggtTCGTGCACAAAAACTGCAAGGTCTGATATATAAATTTGAAACTATGACcatgggagatgatgaaactGTGGATGACTTCCATGGTAGAATACTAAAGATTACTGGTCAATGTCGTAGTCTAGGTGCCCCCTTTGATGAAGATAAGGTAGTCAAGAAAATACTTAGAGCCTTACCAGAAAAGTTTCACTCTAAAGTCACTAGTATAGAGGATTCTTTTGACATTGATGAATACCCTTTGAATGAACTCATTGGAAATCTGAAAACTTATGAACTGAGACTAAAACCTGAAAAGAAATCCAAAGGTGTGGCTTTCAAGGCTgtgaaagggaaagaagaggaagatgaatcaCTTGATCTTGCTCTTCTGACCAAAGAGTTCaaaaaattccttagaaataaaTCCTCATCTCAAAATTTCACAGCTCCCAAGAAAAATGTTGTTAACAATGATAACAACATCAAAGGAAATTTTAGATCAAATAAATCTGGAAGAATAAAATGCTATGAATGTGGTGGCTATGGCTATATTTCTACTGATTGTGGTAacaggaagcatggaaatagcAACAATAAATCCCTCCTCTCGACATGGAGTGATGATGAACATAAGGAGATTGAAAATGTTGCCTTCATGTCGTCCCTTTCACTGGAATCTGAAAGTGATGAAGAATTCTCAGATGATGAGACTAATGTCTGCTGCAAACAACTCTATAAAGCGTCAAAAGCCACATTAATCAAAAATGCAGGTTTGGAAGATGAAATTGTAATGTTGAAGGCTAAGAATGAGAAGTTGGAGCTTAAATGGAGGACTTCTCAAAACACTTGGGAACAAGAAAGGAACAAATTCATAGAAGAGCTGCAGAACTCACAAAGTGACAAAAGTTCCCAGACCTGGAAGATACAATGTGATgaactgaaaaacaaaatcaagattcTTGAACTTGAGGTAAAGGGACAACATTCTCTAAACTTAAATCTGCTAACTGAAAATGAATCATTGCAGGAAGAGCTGAAGTCCACTCAAGAGAAGTTCACAAAGTTTGAAATAAGCTCTGCAACAGTATCTAGACTGTTCAGCTCCGGAAAAGCTCACCATGATACATTCGGACTTGGATATtctggagaaagctccaaaggCACACACTTTGTGAGAGAGTCAAGTTCAAAAGTGGAGAAAAGTGATCCAGTCACCCAAGTCATCAAGGATAATATCACACGGGCTGACAAGGAACCAAAACCTTCTCAGAATGTCACTCAAGTAAGAATGAACCAAATGCTTTCGACTGATCATAACAGGTACTCAACCTTTAAATCCTTTATTCCTACATGTCATTACTGTGGTAAATTAGGACATATCAGACCGAGATGCATTGAGAGACATAAGTCAATTCCTTTTAGTGAAGAAAAGCTATCTGTAAAATCTTTACATTGTGAGCTTAAAGAGCAGAAAGAGTTTATCAACAAATTGGCTAACCTAATtactaaagcaaacatgaaaaATAGAGATAAACCTGTCTGGATTAGAAAGGATTTGAATATGACTCATTCTAATCACTTTGATTCAACTAACTCTATTAGTGATATATGTCTCATGACAAGTGTAAGTACAGATAACCCTTCAACATATATTGAAGCAACTTGCCTGGTAGCACTCACTGCATTGGTAGACAAGCGAAAGGATTTCTGGTATGTGGACAGTGGTTGTTCCAGACACATGACTGGAGACAAAGCTTGGTTCACCTCGTTCGAAGATGAAAGCACTACTGGCTCAGTTACCTTTGGTGATGGAAGAAAAGCCAAAATTCTTGCACGAGGAACAGTCAATACTCCTGGAATTCCTAATCTAAAAAATGTTTTGTATGTTGAGGGTTTAACTGCAAATCTAATAAGTGTCAGTCACTTGGCGGATGATTATGAGGATGTTTGGTTCAACAACCAAAGATGTGTGATTCTTGATAAAAAgggagaaaatattatgagaggTAAGAGATCTTCAGATAACTGTTATCACATTCAATCTAATGAACTTCTAAATGTACAGGATTGCTTGTCTGTGAGATCTGTCGAAGAAACCTTCGAAATATGGCACAGGAGATTGGGACATGTAAACTATCAGGATCTACTCAAATTATCCACTAAGCAATGTGTTAGAGGTCTACCAGCACTAAACGGTAAGACTGACAAGATATGTGGAGAATGCAAAACCGGAAAGCAAGCCAGATCTCTTCATAAATCAATAAACTCTGCCACTACCACAAGAGTATTGGAATTGCTACATATGGACCTCATGGGACCAGCTCAAACAGAAAGCATTGGAGGTAAGAAATACATACTTGTGATAGTTGATGACTTCTCAAGGTACACTTGGGTTAATTTCCTAAAAGACAAAGCTGAAACATTTGAATCATTCAAGGGTCTCAACCAAAGAATGATAGTTGAAAAACAGTCCACCAACATGTGCTTAGTAAGAGTAAGGTCAGATAATGGAACTGAGTTTAAAAATGCTGCTTTTGCTAACTACTTTCATGAGTTAGGTGTTTCCCATGAGTTTTCAGCCCCGATCACTCCACAGCAAAATGGAATAGTTGAGCGTAAAAATAGAGTGCTGTTAGACATGGCAAGGGTAATGTTGCACTCTGCTGGCCTAAGCTCGAACTTCTGGGCTGAGGCAATCAGTACTGCATGTTACACCATAAATAGAGTCTTTTTGAGACCTGGAACTGACCAAACAGCGTATGAactgtggaaaggtaagaaaccaAACATACACCACCTTCGTGTGTTCGGAAGTCCTTGTTACATATTGAGAGATCGAGAGCAACTAGGAAAATTTGATGCTCGAAGTGATGATGGTATCTTCCTTGGATATTCTATTAATAGTCGTGCTTATAGAGTCTATAACAAACGAACTAGGATTGTTATGGAATCTATTAACGTGTCTATTGATGATTACTACACTAGATAG
- the LOC112163691 gene encoding uncharacterized mitochondrial protein AtMg00810-like: MESEFEMSMCGELTFFLGMQVKQLDTGIFLSQTKYAENLIKKFGLESKKMVTNPMSTTTKLSEDLNGKSTDSTLYRSMIGSLLYLTASRPDISYSVGVCARFQANPKESHLEAVKRIIRYISGTIDCGIFYTFDTNIEIAGYSDADWGGNLKDRKSTSGGCFFIGNNLVAWHSKKQNCISLSTAEAEYVAAGSCCTQMLWMKQMLHDYGISQGSFINWFYSPWFAQSKQLDLVDIAACLLQRKAVRPLPEPGFSIPACSVHAIGALLFASHLLEPVAPEESSDSIDEEEFLDTVTKLIEEFDVPSHSKGEK, translated from the exons atggaaagtgaatttgaaatgagcatgtgtggggAGCTAACCTTTTTCCTTGGAATGCAAGTAAAGCAACTTGATACAGgtatctttctctctcaaaccaaatatgcgGAGAATCTCATCAAGAAGTTTGGGCTTGAATCCAAGAAGATGGTTACAAATCCTATGAGCACCACTACAAAGCTGAGCGAGGATCTAAATGGAAAATCAACTGACTCCACTCTCTATAGAAGCATGATTGGAAGTTTACTATATCTAACTGCCAGTAGACCTGATATTTCCTACAGTGTGGGAGTGTGTGCTCGATTTCAAGCAAATCCCAAAGAATCACACTTGGAGGCTGTCAAAAGAATCATCAGATATATCTCAGGTACAATTGACTGTGGCATTTTTTATACCTTTGACACTAACATAGAAATTGCAGGATATTCTGACGCTGACTGGGGAGGAAACTTAAAGGATAGAAAAAGTACTTCAGGGGGATGTTTCTTCATAGGCAACAATTTGGTTGCCTGgcatagcaagaaacaaaattgcatcTCTCTTTCTACTGCAGAAGCTGAGTATGTTGCAGCTGGGAGTTGTTGCACGCAAAtgctttggatgaagcaaatgcttcatgaCTATGGCAtctctcaag GTTCGTTCATTAACTGGTTTTACTCACCATGGTTCGCACAAAGCAAACAACTCGACTTGGTGGACATCGCCGCCTGCCTCCTCCAGAGGAAGGCCGTCAGGCCGCTGCCAGAGCCGGGATTCTCCATCCCGGCATGCAGCGTGCACGCAATCGGAGCCCTCCTCTTCGCTTCTCATCTTCTG GAGCCTGTCGCACCAGAGGAGAGCTCGGATTCCATTGATGAAGAGGAGTTTCTAGACACTGTCACCAAGCTTATTGAGGAGTTTGACGTGCCctcccattcaaagggggagaagtaa